Proteins co-encoded in one Oreochromis aureus strain Israel breed Guangdong linkage group 3, ZZ_aureus, whole genome shotgun sequence genomic window:
- the LOC116316153 gene encoding protein asteroid homolog 1-like — translation MGVSNLEKIIDSSCEEVEIEKVDVIIDGAALYYFLYFNSDPKLDQRCGGDYPGFKDEVCKFFTTLHNCGVTPYVILDGATDRDKRTTSVFRLGDKLEKAKKIETGGTLEKEDNVLPPLVKDVFIEILTEGIKGIEGIKFKVCLGEADPEVVSAANQKQCAVLSRDTDFCIFDVHKGFLYLDNFEWKKEKNGKIPAKLYTRSKFCERFKLEPALMPVFASTAGNDYSKLKDDKKLKLAGIETRDDIKILKGILSFFSKVPEEIEGWGGLSASEKRSKALTVTLGHVDVKERQTFERSIQKYDELEKTENTSSPPWVCEKVERGELTSFVISVVDQKTILLTPLVEDFSQRSSYKAAYRIRQYFYGLLTGGNITEYDRDGEEIKDYRVTSILPSSDEQKQLKLQRLHKAPEGLRRRVFEQALQVQTSDLENIPDQLKLPVCVTLFWFKGLQHHPKPETVNCLHALLLWFACHLDGPEDEFERRMKALKDEGVSIWQPRVAHAFSQWQCCMRQSLHLNQLLCSPLPEPQCARLYCGPLLHRLADEDTIKQLEKTLRGEKKELYKYLKTILKPKSTGEGSSSEEECQQLQKTEEEENSDEDLITSLDNLHIMETTLVIGDSALRNLRLDTPEIRIKCIPEATAPVIEAELKLLAKRRFQKIVIHVGSNDIQLQQFEDTKNSIESVCNFARTMSDTVAFSGPFPNETMLSLNRWLLEWCSENNVVFIDNWQTFSENPGLIEEDGIHPTLDGAALLSRHLKDFLS, via the exons ATGGGGGTTTCAAACttggaaaaaataatagattCTTCCTGTGAAGAAGTTGAAATAGAAAAAGTAGATGTCATCATTGATGGGGCAGCTTTGTactattttttgtattttaactcTGATCCAAAGCTGGACCAGCGCTGTGGAGGAGATTATCCTGGATTCAAAGATGAGGTCTGTAAGTTCTTTACGACTCTGCACAACTGTGGAGTCACTCCTTATGTCATCCTAGATGGAGCCACAGATCGTGACAAGCGCACAACATCTGTGTTTCGCCTTGGCGATAAACtggaaaaagcaaagaaaatagAGACTGGCGGTACTTTAGAAAAAGAAGATAATGTGTTACCACCTCTGGTCAAAGATGTCTTCATAGAAATCTTAACAGAAGGCATAAAGGGCATAGAAGGCATAAAGTTTAAAGTGTGTTTAGGTGAGGCAGACCCTGAGGTTGTTTCTGCTGCAAATCAGAAACAATGTGCTGTGCTGTCCAGAGACACAGATTTTTGCATCTTTGATGTGCACAAAGGTTTCCTTTATCTCGACAactttgagtggaaaaaagaaaagaatggaaAAATTCCTGCTAAGCTCTACACACGTTCAAAGTTTTGTGAGCGTTTTAAATTGGAACCTGCTCTCATGCCAGTCTTTGCTTCAACAGCAGGAAATGATTATTCAAAATTAAAAGATGATAAAAAACTTAAACTTGCAGGAATAGAAACCAGAGATGACATTAAAATACTGAAAGGTATACTGAGCTTTTTTAGTAAAGTGCCTGAAGAAATAGAGGGATGGGGAGGCTTGAGTGCCTCAGAGAAGAGAAGCAAAGCTCTGACTGTCACTTTAGGACATGTTGATGTAAAAGAGAGGCAAACATTTGAACGCTCCATTCAGAAATATGATGAactagaaaaaacagaaaacacaagttCTCCACCATGGGTGTGTGAAAAAGTTGAGCGTGGAGAACTCACCAGTTTCGTCATAAGTGTTGTGGATCAGAAGACAATTCTGCTGACCCCACTTGTGGAGGACTTTTCACAGCGCAGTAGTTACAAAGCTGCTTACCGCATCAGACAGTACTTCTATGGACTGTTAACAGGAGGTAATATTACTGAATATGACAGGGATGGAGAAGAGATCAAAGACTACCGTGTCACATCAATACTTCCCAGCAGTGATGAACAGAAACAACTGAAACTACAGCGTCTGCATAAG GCTCCTGAGGGTTTGCGTCGCAGGGTGTTTGAACAAGCTCTGCAGGTTCAGACATCAGACTTAGAAAACATCCCCGACCAGCTGAAGCTGCCAGTCTGTGTGACTCTTTTCTGGTTCAAGGGGCTACAACACCACCCAAAACCTGAAACTGTAAACTGCCTCCACGCTCTCCTACTGTGGTTTGCGTGTCACCTTGATGGTCCAG AGGACGAGTTTGAGAGGAGGATGAAAGCTTTAAAGGATGAAGGTGTGAGTATCTGGCAGCCACGTGTGGCTCATGCTTTCAGCCAATGGCAGTGCTGCATGAGGCAGAGTCTCCACCTGAACCAGCTGCTGTGTTCCCCTCTACCAGAACCTCAGTGTGCACG ACTTTACTGTGGACCTCTCCTTCATCGGCTGGCAGATGAAGACACAATTAAACAACTAGAGAAAACACTGAGAGGAGAAAAGAAGgaattatataaatatttaaagacCATTCTTAAACCAAAAAGTACTGGAGAGGGGTCCTCAAGTGAGGAAGAATGCCAACAACTGCAGAAgactgaggaagaggagaactCAGATGAAGATCTCATAACCAGTCTAGACAATCTACACATTATGGAAACAACTCTGGTTATTGGTGATTCTGCACTCAGAAATCTGCGGCTAGATACTCCAGAAATCAGGATCAAATGCATTCCAGAAGCAACAGCACCTGTCATTGAGGCCGAGCTGAAACTGTTGGCTAAACGTAGATTTCAAAAGATTGTAATTCACGTTGGCAGTAATGATATCCAGCTACAGCAATTTGAGGACACTAAAAATAGTATTGAATCTGTTTGTAACTTTGCCAGAACAATGTCAGACACTGTAGCTTTCTCTGGTCCCTTCCCCAATGAGACCATGCTGTCACTGAACCGCTGGCTGTTGGAGTGGTGCTCAGAAAACAATGTGGTATTCATAGATAACTGGCAAACCTTCAGCGAAAACCCTGGTCTTATTGAGGAAgatggcatccatcccactttggatggtgCAGCTCTCCTTTCTAGACATCTGAAGGATTTTTTAAGTTAA